gcttctacgagcggtgtgcccgacagtcgggttcttggtagcgaaagtgttaatgactaaaaagtataaaataaattaatagtttaaaaaacactataaaacacgcttttataaatgcacgtaaaagccaaaaataaattatggatcgttcaagttgtctctatttgtgagctgaagtttaaaaactatgtgcttttaattataatatttgattgtaaaagcgtggggcgctggaacagtaaagactttcttgtaaacaaatactaattcgaacttcctggcgaatgaagttgcataagaacataacgtttacatatgccgcctaagggttaccaaagagaaccaaagatatctcgtccacgaacaagaactctgcatcctgtcactgtagacactttccccttttgtactttgattaccggaaaaaagcggcgttctaagtgtcggtgactgtcgactctcctcgctactagcgcatattttgtctgagttcgacaaactggtacctaatttgaacactgacttttaattgatttgactgtttaatgtagaacctactagtcatgctgcaactccagttagcgcgtcaatctgtgtaacctccttcccgtaacatagcataatttgatttatcagcaagttatacttatatattctgtggttatacaaaaagtctttcctgttccagcgccccacgcttttacaatcaaatattataattaaaagcacatagtttttaaacttcagctcacaaatagagacaacttgaacgatccataatttatttttggcttttacgtgcatttataaaagcgtgttttatagtgttttttaaactattaatttatttcgttCATCATAGGTGCTGAGCTATGGTGCCGCAATATTTTTAAATGGTCctgcttaaaattaaattagtcCGTCATTTAGACAATTTTTGACTGATCAAGGGTAAGTTTTCTCCGTTTCAACCCTGAAGATCATGATTTTGTAGATACACCCAGTATCCGACTGTTCTCTCTAAATATCTGAATAGTATGTCTTCAACGATTCTCATGAAATTGCAAATTAATTTGTAATATCTTTCTTTTTCAGATGCTCCCGTTGTGACTGCTGTGCGTAGTTTTGTCCACACCGCAGTCGGACTGCGAGCGGCGTTGGCGGCGCGAGTAGAATTCGCGGCTCCGATGCCGCGAACCACGTGGTACAGGGACGGACGTGCTGTACACACTGATGACAGGTAACATGTTTACTAAGTATGCTCtgtaaatgaaatatttatttttcaagtaggcatattacaatgcgcatatgaacgtcaaataaagctacgccggctctaacccttcGCCttagcctcgagaagatttcagtcccccctcagttgggaggagggtatccactataggaccggcaagaaactcggcgggccacttctttctCTGTTCATCAGATGTACCTGTGGTGTACAGTTTCGTTCACAGTCCACACCGTATTTGAGTTGCTAGCGGCAGTCGCTCACAGCTCAAGTGTCCAAAACGACGTGGCATGGTGATTGACTTGTCGTACACATTGATGACTATTTCCTAAAATGTACAtgcaagaaaagagcgtacacccgtCTTTAAGGCCAACAACACACCTGCCTTCTGGGGCCCAATTCTCGGAGCTATAATACAAGTTGCAATTTACAAGTTTAGTGGTAGAGTCAATgtttaatatgacaagttggaaagagactttgGCTTGTAGCTTTCAGTTGTGAGAAATGGACCCCTGGAGCCCATTTCTTGAAGCTAcacgttacaattttattaacaagtggcagtcaatgtctaatatgacaagttgaaaagagacttgCCGCTTGTGACTTGtagctttcagttttgagaaatgggccccagggccccgtttctcgaaaggtacaagccttgtattacaagcccatacgatttgacagttcgcgcacttgtaatacaaggcttgtacctttcgagaaatgggcctctGGTGTTTCGATTGTCCATGGGTGGCGTGGCAGTGATCGATTAACATCAGGTGacgtctgcttgtttgcctcctgtCTCATAAAAAATAACATCGAACGTTTCGAGATCGGTGTCGTCCTTTTTGCACTTTTAGTATGTGTAAGTACAGTAAAATTTATCAAGGACAAAACCTAAAGGTAAAATGCATAATTTCCAGGATACACAGGGTAGTCCATGACAACGTACACCAGCTGATATTCCGACGAGTCCAGGCGAGGGACCTGGGGAACTACACCTTCCGAGCCGAGAACTCGCTCGGTATGGCCGATGTCTCCTTCAAACTCACAGGCAAGTAATTCTTCAAATCCTCATTCAAGAGTCGCTAGCAAAGACgtaatatgtaactccgtatacatagacggataaagtcttggaaaaaaacatacctcaaagccctagagaataagagagagagagagagacagagagagagagaaaccGTCGAGAGTTTTTTGATTAATAAAAGTACTCAAGTAAGAAGTATGTGAGTAACCAGCAAAggggattgagtattatagagagttactgtcgaagtaaaatgtgtaatcacagtgcatagactgccatctcttgacacaggcttaaatcttttgaacctcagttttgacaatttggcccatatcaaagacatatgtaactccgtatagcaACCGTCAGCTACAGTctgagaaaaaaacgtacctcagaacagAACCATGTAGAAATaggcacggtggcctagatggcgttacacctttgtcaaggtaataatatgggccaaattgtcaaaactgaggttgaaatgttttaagcttgtgtcgagagatggcagtctatgcactatgattacacatcttactttgacagtaactctctataatactcgatcgtcTTTGCCGCtagtttttatgaaaatgaTCTTAGACCATCAAATTCCATTGAAAACCAGGTTTCATGAAACCAGTTTTTTTACACTATTATTTGTCATTAAAAATCATGCGTTTTTTAAACAAGTTACCTAACTTAACTTACTTATGTTACCTAACTTGTTTAAAAAACGCATGATTTTTTACGCAGCAGCggggggtaatttcgaaagtcacataaaaatcaccattatttccatcatatcaagattcccctttcgaacaTTTCTGTGATTGGAAATTACCTCACTGCACCTTACAACTTATCCAAAAATATCGTTTAACTCACAACTATTGTTTGGATAGTTTGTACTTACTTAAAAAATTGCATGATTTGTAACAACTCATTATAgaacttattctaatttccaGGTGTACCGAACGTGGCTTCTTTCAAGGTGGACCCGGCGCTGAACAAGGCCACTTCTACCGGCTTTACCCTCATCTGGGAGGTCGACTCATACTCCAATATCATTGGTAAGTAACTTATCACAGCAGTATTTCCAtttttggtaaataaaatacaacacaTTTTTCTGATAAAGAATTGAGATAATTAAACGCGAAGAAAGAGGGGTTTAAAATCCTCATGTCTAACCTCTAACATTACATTACCTACTTATGGACATTTCCTATTTCACTCGTTTACCATTCAGCCCTCAAGTTGTCATGtcaagtcgcataaaaatctatctatctatagcagcctctaaagcgcccgtcttcggacataggcctcctctccattcctccacgcttgtcggtccattgccatccgcatccagttatcgccagctagttggcagatgtcGTCTCTCCATCTAAGGGGGGCGCATAAAAATACGAGTACCTAAAACGTTTTAAGATCAGTTTTACCTTGCTTTTCAACTCTGTGATTTTTCATATTTTGCAGAATACAACCTGTGGCTGCGACCGTACTACGGTCGATTGGCGACAGAGCCTGACAGCTTCACTACACAGTCACCGGCCAATCTCTGGCACAAGATCATCGTGCCCGGAGACTCCAGTGATGGTACGTTACCCGTGCACTCACTCTCGCTTTCATAATATATGTTTTAATAAGGAAGGCAGAGAACgatcttaaaaaatacaaacttaTGGCTACGCCCAAATTACTTGCTTGGTCAGATCCTGCGATTGACGACGATACTTTtgaaatgaggaggcacactaacattttatcccgccaggtggcgcctgtgcaagtgtctaggcatttcattgtcattcatatgtgagagagagaaaacaaatatcatcttctcgctcttacgtatgaaattctttatttgcaatggactaatacggtggcgccatctgtcatagcCTTTGAGTGTGCCTTGCCTCCTCATTGTAGTATATCTGTCACAATACAACGAGCCTGACCGTTTCACTACGCAGCCACCGGCTAATCTTTGGCACAACATTTCCAAAATAGTCACTCTTGCATATGAGAGCGAGGCAGAGTAATTTTCGATTTTCTATGTTTACGGTTACGATCGGCGCTCTCTAACTTTCAATGAAGTATTACTGACACCCGTAGATGTCGCTATGAGGCTAGAATAGTGACTGttaacgccatctagtgttCGGAGTCGTCATTATGACCTGATGTAGAGTATCAGCAAAAGAAGTTCATTACATTATCTTTTATGTATTTCCAGGGCCAATTCACAGTGCAACTTACACAGTGCGAGGTCTCACGCCTTCGACTGTCTATGAAGCAATAGTCACGTCAAGAAACAggtacaaatattttttgtataggTCTGTATATTAAGATTCAAAATAAAATGGATTGCTAATCAGTTAAACAACTAAGTAGATTAAAATTCTTGACGATAGTTCCGAATCCTACTTAATAGATGGCGCCGATGTTCAAGGAACGATACTTTGTAATTTGTTCGTTAGATACTCGTATTACAGATATtagattaaatatttgaaactACAGTtccaatttattatttttcagttTCGGCTGGAGCAAACCTTCGTCAGTCTTGCATTTTGCGACTGAACCTGGAGGTAAGTTCAAGTAATATCTAAGTATGTTTTGGCTACAGTACGCAGATGAACGCAGTACCTAGTTCATTGCTCTGCCAACTGAAAAACGCTTACGATAGATGTCGCTAAGAGCTATCTCTAGTATTCAATGCGTGTTAATGGTGGAAATGTGACCTAAATGGTGACGCACCGTGCGgattcagaggaatttcctccttTGGAATAAGCTCGCTGCCGAGATactcccgatgaactacagtatggggttcttcaaaaaaagttgtAGGCGTCCATACGCTACGATGAacgttttccatcaggcggaccgtataggtatgccgacgtagtataaaaaaagtgcCGTCATTGAGAAAGGTCCAGAAAGCTCAGTTAACAAAGCAATGGATTAAAGTAATGATCTAATTAGTCACAATTGAGCCTCGCCCAGCATTTACTCACTCTTCATTCACTTCTAAGCTTTGTGGTATATCGTTAActccttaacccttaaatgcatggtgatgtatatatgcatcatatatttgatggcccgtggctcgatatgtagctatccaaaatcacatttattgcttaattattattcattattatttaataaacaattaaataaattaaataatataatgatttactatttattatttaagaattaagatgaaatggcggaaaagtgtgaaaaaacaggacaatggcatttttagtatgtgatttaggctgattttttcggagttagtaattagtttatgtttatacaTTTTATCATAGAGGTTCCACAAATACTGTACCTACCTTTTTCATAGTAgtcatttttaaaaataaaacttaccaattacgatatatttatatgaataagatttggcctatttaacttctaacactgatttggtataaaaatcgatctgaaatatatttttttattatttttcccagagtcagaaaaccattgtctatcatatattttaatatctcgttgaaagaaaaattcatgcatttaagggttaatacctATTCTTACAGCGGGAAACTATTCTCCAGTAACCCACGATTACAACGACTTCCCAATAATCCTCGAAGACCCGAAGGAAGCCCACAATTTGACACAAGCCAAGGTCACCTACGGTGCCGGATCGGCGGTCCGGCCAGCGGCCATTTTGGTTTCATTTGTAAGCTGCATTGTGATTGGTCGATTTTGAGAGCGTTAGCTTATTGCTATTGAGTTTAAAATTTAGAATCGCTAGGTTTAGAGTTGAAAGGAAAGACACTAGTGTTGCTACGTTTTCATTTCAATAATTTCTTCTCTGTACCTACCTAGATTtgcaaaactatttttatagaTTATTATATTTGTAGATACAGTGGCGTCATCTATTTTCGTTTAACTTTTACTATCTGTTTTTTACAAAGACATATTGATAATTTGATATGTCCTCTtaactacacacacacacacattcgtggacacgtatgctatagcatacgcgtagtcatttgtttcctttggtctatgacagatgacgtcactagcCGTCCGTGAACGTGTTAAGCAAGCGAGTGTGAAAGAGAAGGATGACAAAAGTATCgttttatatgtaattattgaatgtataataactaaaatatattgATTGAAACTTGAGCCGTTTCAAGTGCTCGGTCTACCCATTTTGGGAATAAAGGTTTGAATTTGTCTGTAATGTGTATGCTAAAATAAATCTGTCTGAATAATTAAACTGATTTTCaacaataaaattgatttatctTGAAAGTTTATAAGTATGTTCTTTCTTGAAAATTTAATATATTGTAATAGGCTTAAGGTTAGGTATAAtctttaacaaatatttttggaataaaattattgaagcaaaatgaaatgtttatatttCCCCACACAAATTTAGTAACCGAACCTGGCTAACagaggcccatttctcaaaactgaaagttacaagcggaagtctctttccaacttgtcatattagacattgataaccacttgtaaattgtaacttgtagcagTTTGCGCACTTGTagtacaaggcttgtacctttcgagaaacggaccccagtggcccgtttctcgaaaggtacaagccttgtattacaagtgtgtttccatgacaacccatacgatttgacagttcgcgcacttgtaatacaaggcttgtacctttcgagaaacgggccccaggtatcTGATAAGTGATAACTAATAACTATAAAGGTAAAagtaaaattattgaaaatgcGTAGATATTTacgattatttatttcattatttcaatTACATTTATATTCATATGAACCATTCAGGTTTTTTACGAATTTTCACATACTTTGGTTTATATTCAAATGTATCATGCTTACAATCGATAAAACACTAaaacattcatttattttaatttatccttaaagaaattaaattatctaTAGTAAAGTCTCTTTTTATTTCTAGCTAAGATTTCCAAACTTACGAGACAttgttaatatttaaaaaacaattaaaatattcTTAGTGTAATATTAAACACTTAGTACATTTACTtacattacgatatatttaaaaaaaatatgcggAATAACAATTAGAATGTCGAGATGTATTTTGGTGAAGAGTCTCACTTCGGACGCCTTGTAAAACCACTCTGTTTGATTATTGTATAGTTTTGTGTTCGGTCCTGACTTGTTCGCAGTCGCGAATAGACAATATCTAAGTCATATCGCGAATGCAAGAAAATCTAAAACCTTCGGCACCCCTCGAATGAGCCCATCGTTTCTAGAAGCACTGAAAGCCTTAAattttttcaaataatttcatttatttaattttttcatgttttcttgTAGTTACCAAAGAGCGACTGCGACGCGTTAACAACTCGACTGTGTAACcctattatataaatatacaaaaaagtTGGTCATTTTTTTTAACGGAATAACTTTGTCAAACGAATGAAAATATAGTTAAAAAATTTGAAGACTAGATTCTTTATTCGTACGGAAATTACTGAAAATGCgcgattattttaaaaatacattatcttaatatacaatttacttttaactCCCACAGAACATTAATATTTCttgaaaaaaatgtacaaagttATAGCTGCCGTTGGCCAAATGCATTTTCTTTATCAATCGTGATAGGAGTTATCTTGATCAACCGCACATATAACTTTGTACCCGCTAGCATTAAGTATCCCACACACAGACAGTTTTTGCAATCTCAGGTATCCAAAAATCTAGGGGGTATCTGATATTGCGCGATAAAATTGACCGCGTGTGGGATTACCCGCAAGCTCACATGGCATTACTGGCAACTCAAGATGTATGTTGCCAGTGACTACCAAGATATACATACATGTATTATAAGGACCAATCCTTCTTGATATATCATTCTCACTGTAAGAGACAGGATGGTATATCTAGGACGATTGTTTGCGTTGCCTAAAATGGCGACCATAGACAAAGTCTTATTTTAACACGAATAATCTGTGGTTAAAGTGACATTATATTCGACTTACCCCATCAGTATTATTGACATTATTACTGAACATCAATAATATTGATAGGTTTTGACACTCACGTTGGAAATGTATCTTTCCGATACTCCTTAGGTATACTTAAGGTAGTATCAATATAACCAATATTCTTAAATATCGTAGAATTTcgcaaaaaatacaacttgacaTAAACGCGGTTTTTATAATACAGTCTGTGATAAATGGGTCACTTGAATGTCAAAAAGTGTCCACTTTGACAGACTATAGGTAACCTACTACCCGTAGTTTTAATAATTCTAATACAAATGTATTAAAGAAAACTGTCAAGTCTGTTGAAATATTTTAGAATATATGTTTTAGATAAATAGCAGTGTCATTAAAAGTATACATATTTTCTCATGCAGCTCTGAAAATATACTAATATTCCATGAAATCCATAGATATGTAACATGTTCTAATAGAATTTCcatttttatactctcatactTGACAAAACAACTAGTTTTTTATAAAGAtcaaattctttataaaaactagCCTCAAAACCTACTTAACAGATCATAGAATGAGTTTGTAACAGAtctaacaaacatattaacaatgAAAAGCTAGAATACCTAAAATTCTTGGAAGACAGAAGAAATATAAGAGACATAAGAGTGAATAAGCGAACAACCTCTTGTACTAATTTTAAAGAAACGTGTGAAACTCTTTACAACAATAGATTAAACAATTATTCTTGAACATTATTATCTATTTTTCCTTTTAGCAAATTCATAAATGCAGATGTCACAATGAAAAAATTAACAGTGATTATTAACTCTGGCCAACatgggactcgaacccacatcTTTGGATTGCCGGTCCAACGCGTTACCAATTACGCCACTAGCGACATCTTTCATTGAAGGTTTACAACCTTAGCcaaatatgttattttatttagataAATGTCTAATACATTGCGACATACCTTATCAGCTGATTTCTCACTTTTAACAAATCGCAAATTATTATTGTAAAGAAGTTCACACGTAAAAACTACATTTAATAGCATGGCACAATACTTCTCAGTAAAGTATACAATGGTTAACCATGACGAATTACCATACCAATATTTTCATAAATGCTAAATAATTTAACAATTCATAGAGTGGCAACATTCATTTAAATATGGCAACATTGCAAAGTCTAAACATCTGTAACGTATTTACGATAAATTGTGAACAACGGAAGTTAAAACGCATTTAAAATTTAGTTGTAAAATCCCAAACTTTAATTGTGTAAGTATCAAAAACCAGaaatttaatttatacttaCTTTATACATTCTTTTTCCACTTCGTTCGTAGAGTGAAAATACTCTTAATTGTCCCACTCAACTTTCAAAGCACAATTCTTAGGTCTTTTTTTCCAGTCACTTAAAACACCTGAATAATTGCCAAGTCAACACTTTCACACTTCATTTTCCAAAGTCACCAAACTAGGCACATTTCAGTGAAGTCTCCCGCTTCTATTCTCATTTGGAAAATATTCTTCTTTAAGTCTATTAAGTCCACAAAACACTTTGTTCACCGTCCATTTCACCGCATGCCAAGTTTAGGTAGACTTTTTTCACGCCAATATTTGGCAACTCTTTCCATTCCCATTTCGGCATCTCAGATTCCATCGGTAAATAAACACAACCATATAAATAACAGCGCATTTATATCTCGTTACGACTACTATAAAATATGCCACATTTTTGTTTTCGTTAAAGCACTCGTACTTCAGAAAATCTCTTCCGTATATGCAATAGTAACAGCCCGTGATTTCTAAAAATACTGTTCTATTATTCAATAGCGACGCTTCTATTTCTATATAAAACGCGGGAAACATTTTCTCTCTTGTGACGGTACGCTTACATATAAGCAGTTTGTAACACAGATTCTTTTTCAGCAacagtttttttacattatttgtaGTTTTAACATCGCCAAgcgtggcgccatctatgtttCGCGTCGATTTAGCTCGCAGTCTTATCGCGCCATCTATGTCACGTTCGTAAAACACAGCCAAGTTTAAAACCAATATGGTTTAGTTTCACTCCGCGCTCGACTCACTGGTCTGTTCCACCACAGATCTGGGGGTTAAGGGTAAGCTAGCGCTCGGGGGGCTGGGTGTGATTGGTATGGGCGGGGTACGCGGCGGTGTTAAGGGCAGGTCGGCGCTGGGGGGGCTGTCGGACGGTGTGACTTGCGCGCTCGGCGAGCTGCCTGTTAAGGGGAACGGGCTGCCCGATGGTGTTAAAGGTAGATCAGCACTAGGGGGGCTGGGGGTCGGCGGCAGTATTATACCCGGCGCCGTTAAAGGTAATTCAGCGCCGGGACAGTTCGACGGTTTGGCGGGTGGAGTGCCCGACGGTGTTAAAGGAGACTCGACGCTCGGCGGATTCCCAGATAGTTTTATCGGCGGAAGTCCTAACGGTGTCGACGGGAGCTCGACACTCGGCGGACTGTTCCGAGGCGACGGTTTCGCCGTCCGAGGCGTCAGAGGCAGATCTATACTCGGCGAGCTCGAAGATTCCCTGAGACTCGCGGCCGGCGTCGACGATTCCGTGTCGAGCGAGCCGCGGGGCGGCGTCAGCCACGGGGCACCGGACGAGTCCGTCGCGTCGGGAGCCGGTACACTTTCACTGTCTAAAGGCGCGTCACCGGGCGGGCTACCTTGCGGTGTTAAATAGGGGGAGCCGCACGACGGGGCAGAGACACACGGGCTCTCCTGTTCCCGGACGTGGCAGATCGGCGCGAGGAAGGAGCCGCTGGGGCTTATTCGAGTTCGAGGCCTCGGTTGAGTGAGGCACGGTTGCGGCACGTGCTCGTCACACGCGGCCCCCTGGCGCAGGCGCAGGCGCAGGCCGCGCCCGGGCAGCCCGGGCTACTTGTCTTGCGGGCGGTGCGGCGCGCCGGCGAGGTGCGCGCGCGAGAGGGCGCGGTGCAGCGCGCGCAGCGGCGCGTAGCAGCACAGGCACGGCACCAGCAGCGACAGCAGCGTCAGCCCCACCCACCTGCGAGATACCACCGCTTCCATCAGACAAAACTAGCGAGCCGGGTCCACGCAGAGCGAGGCGCGTCCCGAGGCGATGTGCTCACGCGACGATATAGACGCGCCTCAGCCGGGGCAGGATGCTTAGCTTCAAACTCGCGCACCGCCCGGGCTGAGGCACGTTCGTCGCGTGAGCACATAACGCGACAGACATAACAGTAAATAACacgtaaatatataaaatttcACCTGTATTCTCAAAAAAGATAAGCAAAGCGATGAAATCGCTCAAGTTTCAATACCATACCGCAGCAAAAGAAACAAATAAATCTGCAAAATATTGATACAAATAATAGGAATGTGTGATAGAACCGAAATATATAGCTGGCTTAGCTGtaataagagcgtgcgactttcaatccgaaggTCACGGGTTCATAAACCGAATCACACTTGTTCGGTGCAATGCACCTTCAACACGTTCCGGGCCTCGTGCGGCACGTGTGCCCAGTCAGCAATTTACTCTATGTTAGCCAATTTTCATTTACCTAAAATTAGTGCACTTTTGAGAACCGTCGTGGCCGGGTGCATtcgataacataacataacattcatataacattttaatattttaaataaacagaatAATCTCTACTCTTCTCCGGACTTTTCATCAACCAACGCGAAACCCGCTCTTCTACATGGTCCTTCGAATCGGATCTCGCGCGTTTAATACTTTGGTTGATAATCGTGTGAGGTGAACGAACTTAAAATCAACGAGTGAGGGTTGCAGCGTTTGAAGGAGTGGAGTAGCAGAGTTTCAACAGCAACAGTAGTGGTATTGGCAGTAACAGAGCAGCGCTAGGAGATATTCAAGTAAGATCTTTCCTTATTTTACTTATATTCATCAATCAACATGGCCTACGTTCAGCGTCGAGCGGAGATTCAACGTCTAATTGAGGCATCTTACGCTAACTTTAGGAAAGACAGTTCGGACAGGAAAACGAAGcttgaatattttaaaacacgTTTAGACTCATTAAACTTATTATGGAGTGAGTTCCAGTTTAACCATGAACAGTTGGGTATGGTGGAGAGTCAATCTAGTTCGTATTTTACTAACAGGATTTATGAGAGTACTAAGGAATCATATACCACTTTCCACGCCAAGCTAACAGCAGGGTATCAAGAATTATCCGAGAAAAACATTGAATCTAAGACCGACCTGAACGCTTCAAGTGCAAGCACATTAACAACCGTTAACAGAGAACAAGCAGAGACGGCTGCTAAAGGCGATGCGCCAGGATCCGTCGCCGAGGTAGGAGGAAACATATTTGGGAAACAGCAGAGGGGAACCGAAAGTAAGATGGACGAGATGATGCGTAAACAACAGGCTAACATAAAAGCCTTCGCGCGGACCGTGAATAACATTCAGATTGACCTATTAACAGAGAAATGGGAGCTAGAGGATACTCTCAAAACATTGGAGGCTCGTTGGTCGGCTATCGACAATTTACACTGGGAAATGGAAAGCGAGGGTTCCCTAGGTGATTCGGCGTATGAAAGTGTGTTTAACATGCATGAAAATACTTATAACATGATgaagaaaaatattaacaaaaaggTGTGGTCTGTAAAACATAAGGTAAAATCAACACCAGTTTTAgacatccctatccctaccttCTACGGGAATTACAAGCATAGCCGCGTGCCAGAACAAGTGGACTAGTCTATCAAAAGcaaatcattatttatatttctgttgCGACCGGTGTCAGTTTCGAACAATATGTACGGATCGAGTTACAGCACAAACATTGACACGCTCTAACATTATTTACATCGAGGAGAATTGCATTGTAAAAACAGATAACTTTGCAATTCATACGCACATGAACATGCAAAGCAACGCAAATTTAAAGTATAGTATACCTACACCAGAAATCGACCCAATAAACCATATAATAAACATCACTATCGAAAAATTCGAAAACAGCAGCTTAAACTTCAAGGAAAGAAAAGAAGATAAAAATatagaagaaaaaataaaagcGCTAAAGGAAAGTAGACTCCCAGACAAGAACGACTATTCCATGCATAATATACACCACTACACTGCCATTTATTGCCTTTGAATCATAATAACAATTATGGCAATTGCGTTAGTTTGCCGGAAAAAACGTTGCCAATGGAGACCTCAAAGAACTCCAGAATTCACAACCGACTCAGAGGAACCAACAGCAGCAAGCAACATCTCCGTGAGACGCCGGGTGAacctgccgccgccgccgccgccgccccgaGCGAGCGC
This is a stretch of genomic DNA from Leguminivora glycinivorella isolate SPB_JAAS2020 chromosome 20, LegGlyc_1.1, whole genome shotgun sequence. It encodes these proteins:
- the LOC125237057 gene encoding hemicentin-2-like, with the translated sequence MKSNERLRLNMETHCIVITILTISSVYCDSVFKSIPVTVKTYENDSVLLPCYIHDTDVDIRVRWYKGDTLLGDSRDPHHLLPPRTRLHANYSLEINDLVADDTAEYTCEVIRPKPWGPIKQTHAIEVQSSPVIRTIPEDGFLEVKKGEFVDIGCEASGIPQPYVTWKKNGEPMALIEHRNRIKFKAEHRLLAGVFRCTAENGVGDPATADIRVIIHDAPVVTAVRSFVHTAVGLRAALAARVEFAAPMPRTTWYRDGRAVHTDDRIHRVVHDNVHQLIFRRVQARDLGNYTFRAENSLGMADVSFKLTGVPNVASFKVDPALNKATSTGFTLIWEVDSYSNIIEYNLWLRPYYGRLATEPDSFTTQSPANLWHKIIVPGDSSDGPIHSATYTVRGLTPSTVYEAIVTSRNSFGWSKPSSVLHFATEPGAGNYSPVTHDYNDFPIILEDPKEAHNLTQAKVTYGAGSAVRPAAILVSFVSCIVIGRF